A part of Lacibacter sp. H407 genomic DNA contains:
- the sufD gene encoding Fe-S cluster assembly protein SufD, protein MSELKELIQDKLNKESFSGNGSLKALSQKGLELFNEQGIPTVKHEEWKYTRISAVLNKDFSYAEGATAITAKDVEEFRLPGHEAANELVFVNGIYHAELSNIQSSVDELVILPLSEAVKGEYKSIVDSNLGHSAGYHKDGINALNNAFAYQGLFISVKKNKSVEHPLYCYYINDARTVNVLSQPRTLIHVAVNAEVKIVEEEVTIGTSDSFINKISEIVVEENAQVHLYKIQNEDSHSSCVKTTHVRQVGVSKVNSVTITLNGGVIRNNLNFILEAPGCESNMYGLYCVKGDTHVDNHTIVDNKMPNSLSNELYKGIIDENATAVFNGKIFVRQDAQKTNAYQSNKNILLSDTATVNTKPQLEIFADDVKCSHGCTIGRLDDEALFYLQSRGIGDKAAKALLLHAFAIEILEKIELEPIRQYVDQIISERLDFEI, encoded by the coding sequence ATGTCAGAATTAAAAGAATTAATACAGGATAAGCTCAATAAAGAATCGTTCAGTGGGAATGGTTCATTAAAGGCTTTGAGTCAAAAAGGATTGGAACTGTTCAATGAGCAGGGCATTCCAACGGTAAAGCATGAAGAGTGGAAGTATACACGTATCAGTGCTGTGCTCAACAAAGATTTTTCTTATGCAGAAGGTGCAACAGCAATCACTGCAAAGGACGTGGAAGAGTTTCGTTTGCCGGGTCATGAAGCAGCCAACGAATTGGTATTTGTAAACGGCATTTATCATGCAGAACTTTCTAATATCCAATCATCTGTTGACGAGTTGGTGATTCTTCCGTTGAGTGAAGCAGTGAAAGGCGAATACAAATCGATTGTTGACAGCAATCTTGGTCATAGCGCCGGTTATCATAAAGATGGGATCAATGCCTTGAACAATGCGTTTGCTTACCAGGGCTTGTTTATTTCTGTAAAGAAAAACAAATCTGTAGAGCATCCTTTGTATTGCTATTATATTAACGATGCAAGAACAGTGAATGTGTTATCGCAACCACGTACGTTGATTCACGTGGCAGTGAATGCAGAAGTAAAGATCGTTGAAGAAGAAGTAACGATTGGTACAAGTGATTCATTCATCAATAAGATCTCTGAAATTGTTGTTGAAGAAAATGCACAGGTGCATTTATATAAAATTCAGAACGAGGACAGTCACAGCAGTTGCGTAAAAACAACCCATGTGCGCCAGGTAGGGGTGAGCAAGGTGAATTCTGTAACCATTACACTCAATGGTGGTGTTATCCGAAACAACCTCAACTTTATTTTAGAAGCGCCGGGTTGCGAAAGCAATATGTATGGATTGTATTGCGTGAAAGGTGATACACATGTAGATAATCATACCATCGTTGACAACAAAATGCCTAACAGTTTAAGCAATGAATTGTACAAAGGCATTATTGATGAAAATGCAACGGCGGTGTTCAATGGTAAGATTTTTGTACGTCAGGATGCACAAAAGACAAACGCTTATCAAAGCAATAAGAATATTTTATTGAGCGATACTGCAACCGTGAACACCAAACCACAGCTGGAGATTTTTGCTGATGATGTAAAATGTTCTCACGGTTGTACCATTGGCAGACTGGATGATGAGGCATTGTTTTACCTGCAATCAAGAGGTATTGGTGATAAAGCTGCAAAAGCTTTATTACTGCATGCGTTCGCTATTGAGATTTTGGAGAAGATTGAACTGGAGCCGATCCGCCAGTATGTAGATCAGATCATTTCTGAGCGTTTGGATTTTGAAATATAA
- the mtaB gene encoding tRNA (N(6)-L-threonylcarbamoyladenosine(37)-C(2))-methylthiotransferase MtaB: MAAAKSVAFHTLGCKLNYSETSTISRLMENEGFEKKEFDDLADVYVINTCSVTDNADKECRQLVRRIQRKSPESLVVITGCYAQLKPKEIAEIPGVDLVLGAAEKFNIVSHIKELAKGDSAKISSCEIEDVSGFNASYSINDRTRTFLKVQDGCDYTCSFCTIPQARGKSRSDNVANVIANAKEIADGGSKEIVLTGVNLGDFGKGADGNGSLSIHNREENFFDLIQQLDEVEGIERYRISSIEPNLLTNEIIEFVSRSKKFMPHFHIPLQSGSNTILGMMRRRYKRELYTERVALIKELMPHCCIGVDVIVGFPGETDELFQETFEFLHSLDVSYLHVFTYSERDNTHALTLDPVVPMTTRYERNKTLRNLSYMKMQYFTEQHAGETRPVLFEGHSKNGMMEGYTDNYIKITAPEKKEWVNEIVDWKI; this comes from the coding sequence ATGGCAGCAGCAAAATCAGTCGCATTTCACACACTCGGTTGTAAACTCAACTACTCCGAAACTTCCACCATCAGTCGCCTGATGGAAAATGAAGGTTTTGAGAAGAAAGAGTTTGATGACCTGGCCGATGTATATGTGATCAACACCTGTTCGGTTACTGATAATGCTGATAAAGAATGTCGTCAGCTGGTGCGTCGCATTCAACGTAAATCGCCGGAAAGTTTAGTAGTGATCACCGGTTGTTATGCGCAATTAAAACCAAAAGAAATAGCAGAGATTCCAGGTGTTGATTTAGTGCTGGGTGCTGCAGAAAAATTCAATATTGTTTCGCACATTAAAGAACTGGCGAAAGGCGATAGTGCAAAGATCAGCAGTTGCGAAATTGAAGATGTAAGTGGTTTCAATGCTTCTTATTCCATCAACGACCGTACACGTACATTTTTAAAAGTACAGGACGGTTGCGATTATACCTGTTCGTTCTGCACCATTCCGCAGGCACGTGGCAAAAGCAGAAGTGATAATGTGGCGAACGTGATTGCCAATGCAAAAGAAATTGCAGATGGTGGCAGCAAAGAAATTGTATTGACGGGTGTGAACCTTGGTGATTTTGGTAAAGGTGCCGATGGCAATGGTTCCCTTTCGATCCATAACCGTGAAGAAAACTTCTTCGACCTCATTCAGCAGTTAGATGAAGTGGAAGGTATTGAACGTTACCGCATCTCTTCCATTGAACCCAACCTGCTTACCAACGAGATCATTGAATTTGTAAGCAGGAGCAAAAAGTTCATGCCGCATTTTCATATTCCCTTGCAAAGTGGAAGCAATACCATTTTAGGTATGATGCGCCGCCGTTACAAGCGTGAACTCTATACCGAACGTGTGGCATTGATTAAAGAACTGATGCCGCATTGCTGTATTGGTGTGGATGTAATTGTTGGTTTCCCCGGCGAAACAGACGAACTCTTTCAGGAAACATTTGAATTCCTGCACTCACTCGATGTATCGTATTTGCATGTGTTCACTTATTCTGAACGTGATAACACACATGCATTAACACTTGATCCTGTTGTACCAATGACCACACGCTACGAACGTAACAAAACACTCCGCAACCTTTCTTACATGAAGATGCAATACTTCACTGAGCAACATGCAGGCGAAACAAGACCTGTGCTGTTTGAAGGGCACAGCAAAAACGGCATGATGGAAGGTTATACCGATAACTATATTAAGATCACTGCACCTGAGAAGAAAGAATGGGTGAATGAGATTGTGGATTGGAAAATATAA
- a CDS encoding DUF59 domain-containing protein has product MSLNKEDIKEKIIEKLQTVFDPELPVNIYDLGLIYNIDVNDKGYANITMTLTAPSCPAAQSLPVEVDQKTREVEGVTDANVMITWTPKWEKSMMSEVAALELGFM; this is encoded by the coding sequence ATGAGTTTAAACAAAGAAGATATCAAAGAAAAGATCATCGAAAAACTGCAAACGGTATTCGATCCCGAGTTGCCGGTGAATATTTATGATCTTGGATTGATCTATAATATTGATGTGAATGACAAGGGATATGCGAATATCACGATGACATTAACCGCACCAAGTTGTCCGGCCGCACAATCATTACCCGTTGAAGTAGATCAAAAGACAAGAGAAGTAGAAGGAGTGACGGATGCAAATGTGATGATCACCTGGACACCCAAGTGGGAGAAGAGTATGATGAGTGAAGTGGCAGCATTGGAATTAGGATTTATGTAG
- a CDS encoding SufE family protein: MSEVKSIAEIEEEIVDDFSLFDTWDEKYEYIIDMGKKLKPLEDEHKKDENKIKGCQSTVWMVSELKDGKVYYRAESDAVIVKGLVSMLIRVLSGHAPKEIIDAKLDFIDKIGMKQHLAQTRSNGLLSMVKQMKLDATVYLAQQASKN, from the coding sequence ATGAGTGAAGTGAAATCGATAGCAGAAATAGAAGAAGAAATAGTTGATGATTTTTCCCTGTTTGATACATGGGATGAAAAGTATGAATACATCATCGACATGGGGAAGAAGTTGAAGCCATTGGAAGATGAACACAAGAAAGACGAGAATAAGATTAAAGGTTGTCAGAGTACTGTATGGATGGTGAGTGAGTTGAAAGATGGGAAAGTATATTACCGTGCAGAAAGTGATGCCGTGATCGTAAAGGGTTTGGTGAGTATGCTCATTCGTGTATTGAGCGGACATGCACCGAAGGAGATCATTGATGCAAAGCTGGATTTTATTGATAAGATCGGTATGAAGCAACACCTGGCGCAGACAAGAAGCAATGGTTTGCTGAGCATGGTGAAACAAATGAAATTAGATGCAACAGTTTATTTAGCACAACAAGCAAGTAAGAACTGA
- a CDS encoding cysteine desulfurase, with product MSATALHIAFDVDQVRRHFPILKREVKGKPLVYFDNAATTQKPVEVIDALSSYYQYFNANIHRGIHSLAEEATAAYEATRDTVQQFINAKQREEIIFTRGVTESINLVAYTWARTNLKAGDEIIISGMEHHSNIVPWQLITEMTGAKLKVIPVDDNGELMMDEFHKLLSEKVKLVSVVHASNSLGTINPVKEMIDAAHKIGAIVMLDGAQSTVHLDIDVEELDCDFFAISSHKVYGPTGIGVLYGKRALLEAMPPFMGGGEMIKDVTFEKTTWNELPYKFEAGTPNIADTVALKAAIDFVQRIGKKQIRLHEEELLRYATKELQNIDGIRLIGQAKQKVSVASFVVEGVHPQDLGILLDNQGVAVRTGHHCTQPLMNRFGIPGTTRASFAMYNTKDEIDVMIAGLHKAIKLLR from the coding sequence ATGTCAGCAACAGCTTTACATATTGCGTTTGATGTAGATCAGGTAAGAAGACACTTTCCGATATTGAAGCGTGAGGTAAAAGGAAAGCCCTTGGTCTATTTTGATAATGCAGCCACTACACAGAAACCTGTAGAAGTGATTGATGCGTTATCAAGCTACTATCAATATTTTAATGCAAATATCCACCGTGGTATTCACTCACTCGCTGAAGAAGCAACTGCAGCTTACGAAGCAACAAGAGATACGGTGCAACAATTCATTAATGCCAAGCAACGTGAAGAAATCATTTTCACAAGAGGTGTAACTGAAAGCATCAATCTCGTTGCATATACATGGGCACGTACAAATCTGAAAGCCGGTGATGAGATCATCATCAGCGGAATGGAACATCACAGCAATATTGTTCCCTGGCAGTTGATCACTGAAATGACAGGTGCAAAACTGAAAGTGATTCCTGTTGATGATAATGGTGAATTGATGATGGATGAATTTCACAAACTGCTGAGCGAAAAAGTGAAGCTGGTTTCTGTAGTGCATGCATCCAATTCACTTGGTACTATCAACCCTGTAAAAGAAATGATTGATGCAGCACATAAGATTGGAGCAATTGTAATGCTGGATGGTGCACAATCAACTGTTCATTTAGATATTGATGTGGAGGAACTCGATTGTGATTTCTTTGCCATCAGTTCACATAAAGTATATGGCCCCACAGGTATTGGTGTGTTGTATGGCAAAAGAGCTTTGCTCGAGGCCATGCCTCCCTTCATGGGCGGTGGTGAAATGATCAAAGACGTTACGTTTGAAAAAACAACCTGGAACGAATTGCCTTATAAGTTTGAAGCAGGTACACCCAATATTGCTGATACTGTTGCATTAAAAGCAGCGATCGATTTTGTACAGCGCATCGGCAAGAAGCAGATCCGTTTACACGAAGAAGAACTGTTACGGTATGCAACAAAAGAATTACAAAATATTGATGGCATCCGTTTAATTGGACAGGCAAAGCAGAAAGTAAGTGTTGCATCATTTGTCGTGGAAGGAGTTCATCCACAGGACTTAGGTATTCTGTTGGATAATCAAGGTGTGGCGGTACGTACAGGTCACCATTGCACACAGCCATTAATGAACCGCTTTGGTATCCCCGGCACTACAAGAGCAAGTTTTGCGATGTACAATACCAAAGACGAAATTGATGTGATGATTGCAGGGTTACATAAAGCAATTAAGTTATTAAGATGA
- a CDS encoding choice-of-anchor I family protein → MRKSLLLISSIVLLNACTKLGTDQQDSKQNTGFAARQESSSFSEIGSLAIGGGLGAAEISTYDADTKKLFVVNNSAGNNRIEVVDLSNPASPVVTGNINIAIYGGLVNSVSVSNGKLAAAIEAIPKTNNGKVVVFNTTTYDAIAVVTVGALPDMITFTPDGNFILTANEGEPNDSYTIDPLGTVSIIDVNNNYTATTIDFSKFATRAAELKTKGFRLFGKNASFEQDVEPEYIAVASNSQTAWVTLQENNGIAKIDLTTKTITDIFPLGFKDYNNPMNTIDPSDRDGGVIFGNWPVKGMYLPDAIAVNSHNGVPFIYSANEGDAREYAGFSEIRRIHEPNLPPILLDALAFPDAAALKTNPQLGRLNITTTLGDTDGDGDYDELYSYGARSFSIWNGLTGQLVYDSKNQIDLKANELGKYPDGRSDDKGCEPEGITTGRVGNKSLLFVGLERANAVMIYDITNPTKPVFSQWLNTGVGPEGVLFVSADKSPNGKSLFIASSETDGFIKVYTTN, encoded by the coding sequence ATGAGAAAATCCCTTTTACTCATCAGCAGCATTGTATTACTGAATGCCTGTACAAAGCTTGGTACAGACCAACAAGATTCGAAACAGAATACTGGCTTTGCCGCACGCCAGGAGTCAAGCAGCTTTTCAGAAATAGGCAGTCTTGCCATTGGTGGCGGACTTGGTGCTGCCGAGATCAGTACCTACGATGCCGATACAAAAAAACTATTTGTGGTAAACAACAGCGCAGGTAATAATCGTATTGAAGTTGTTGATCTAAGTAATCCTGCATCGCCTGTAGTTACAGGAAATATCAATATTGCCATTTATGGTGGATTGGTAAATAGTGTGAGTGTGAGCAATGGCAAACTTGCAGCAGCAATTGAAGCAATTCCTAAAACAAATAATGGTAAAGTGGTTGTATTTAATACAACAACATATGATGCTATTGCCGTTGTAACTGTTGGTGCATTACCTGATATGATCACGTTTACACCCGATGGTAATTTTATTCTTACAGCAAACGAAGGTGAGCCAAATGATTCCTATACCATTGACCCGCTGGGCACAGTTTCAATTATTGATGTAAATAATAACTACACAGCCACAACAATTGACTTCAGCAAGTTTGCTACAAGAGCGGCTGAATTAAAAACAAAAGGCTTTCGTTTGTTTGGCAAAAATGCAAGTTTTGAACAGGATGTAGAACCTGAATACATTGCAGTTGCAAGCAACAGCCAAACTGCATGGGTTACCTTGCAGGAGAACAATGGTATTGCTAAAATTGATCTCACTACAAAAACCATTACGGATATTTTTCCATTAGGGTTTAAGGATTACAACAACCCGATGAATACAATTGATCCAAGTGACAGAGATGGTGGTGTTATTTTCGGAAACTGGCCGGTAAAAGGAATGTATTTACCTGATGCGATTGCTGTAAACAGTCACAATGGTGTTCCGTTTATTTACTCTGCCAATGAAGGAGATGCCAGAGAATATGCAGGCTTTTCAGAAATAAGACGCATCCATGAACCAAATTTACCACCTATTCTATTGGATGCACTTGCATTTCCTGATGCTGCAGCATTAAAAACAAATCCACAACTTGGTCGTTTAAATATCACCACTACATTGGGCGATACCGATGGCGATGGTGATTATGATGAATTGTATTCTTATGGTGCACGCTCATTCAGCATCTGGAATGGTTTAACTGGTCAATTGGTTTATGATAGCAAAAACCAGATCGATCTGAAAGCAAATGAACTTGGCAAATATCCTGATGGAAGAAGCGATGATAAAGGTTGCGAACCGGAAGGCATTACCACCGGTCGTGTTGGAAACAAGAGCCTGTTGTTTGTTGGTTTGGAAAGAGCCAATGCCGTAATGATCTACGATATTACAAACCCAACTAAACCGGTGTTCAGTCAATGGCTCAATACAGGCGTTGGACCTGAAGGTGTGTTATTTGTATCAGCCGATAAAAGCCCAAATGGTAAAAGTTTATTTATTGCCAGCAGCGAAACGGATGGTTTTATTAAAGTATATACAACAAATTGA
- a CDS encoding ORF6N domain-containing protein, protein MQVIRSIQNRIYEIRGERVMLDFDLAALYDVPTKVLNQSVKRNIARFPKDFMFQLTVEDYESIRFQVETLEASNSSRSQIVTLKTGRGHNRKYMPYAFTEQGVAMLSGILSSDNAIQMNIAIMRAFVEIRRILLKENDLKEQLKEIKERLGEHDVQLNQIYDAMENLLDEKAADRKWDERERIGFRKK, encoded by the coding sequence ATGCAAGTCATCAGAAGTATTCAAAACCGCATTTATGAAATAAGGGGAGAACGGGTAATGTTAGATTTTGACCTGGCAGCCCTTTATGATGTTCCTACAAAAGTCCTTAATCAGTCCGTAAAGCGGAATATTGCAAGATTTCCCAAAGATTTTATGTTTCAACTGACTGTTGAGGATTATGAATCCATTCGTTTTCAGGTAGAAACACTGGAGGCATCTAATTCTTCAAGGTCACAAATTGTGACCTTGAAAACTGGCCGTGGGCATAACAGGAAATATATGCCTTACGCCTTCACCGAACAAGGTGTAGCTATGCTCAGCGGCATCCTTAGTAGCGACAATGCCATTCAAATGAACATTGCCATCATGCGGGCTTTTGTAGAAATCAGAAGAATATTGCTGAAAGAAAATGATTTGAAAGAACAACTAAAAGAAATCAAGGAACGATTGGGCGAACATGATGTGCAACTCAACCAGATTTACGATGCGATGGAAAATCTGCTTGATGAAAAAGCTGCGGACCGGAAGTGGGATGAGCGGGAGAGGATTGGGTTTAGGAAAAAATAA
- a CDS encoding RrF2 family transcriptional regulator: protein MKITSSEEYGIRILIRIASANPVEGLSIPQLSEAEKLTEPHVAKICRTLRMEGFINSTPGYKGGYVLAKPAEQIIINDVLKALGGMLFDQQFCDTHTGLGRLCTNSVDCSTRSLWKMIQYTLDNLLNKLTLKDLMVNEKEVELKLEAILQRNVEELLK, encoded by the coding sequence ATGAAAATTACTTCATCAGAAGAGTACGGTATCAGGATCCTCATCCGCATTGCATCGGCTAATCCCGTTGAAGGATTGAGTATTCCGCAGTTGAGTGAAGCAGAGAAGCTTACCGAGCCGCATGTGGCAAAGATCTGCCGCACATTGCGTATGGAAGGCTTCATCAACAGCACGCCCGGTTATAAAGGCGGTTATGTGTTGGCGAAACCTGCTGAACAGATCATCATTAATGATGTGTTGAAAGCATTGGGTGGTATGTTGTTCGATCAGCAGTTTTGTGATACACATACAGGTCTTGGACGTTTGTGTACCAACTCGGTTGATTGCAGTACACGTTCTTTGTGGAAAATGATCCAGTACACCCTTGATAATCTCCTCAATAAATTAACGCTGAAAGATTTGATGGTGAATGAAAAGGAAGTAGAATTGAAACTGGAAGCGATATTGCAGCGAAATGTGGAGGAGTTGTTGAAGTAA
- the sufB gene encoding Fe-S cluster assembly protein SufB — MSEMLNTLEQTALSEYKYGWVTDIEADEAPPGLSEDIVRFISAKKNEPEWMLEWRLKAYRHWLKMTEPEWANVKYPKVDYNSIKYYSAPKQKKTLNSLDEVDPELRATFEKLGISLDEQKRLSNVAVDAVIDSVSIATTFKKELAELGIIFCSMSEAVQEHPELIKKWLGSVVPMTDNYFSALNSAVFSDGSFCYIPKGVKSPMELSTYFRINAENTGQFERTLIVAEEGSYVSYLEGCTAPMRDENQLHAAVVEIVALDNAEVKYSTVQNWYPGDKDGKGGIYNFVTKRGICAGVNSKISWTQVETGSAVTWKYPSVILKGDNSQGEFYSVAVTNNHQQADTGTKMMHIGKNTRSRIVSKGISAGFSQNSYRGLVQVGKNAVNARNFSQCDSLLLGDKCGAHTFPYIEVKNSTAQVEHEATTSKIGEDQIFYCNQRGLDTETAVALIINGFAKEVMNQLPMEFAVEAQKLLAISLEGSVG, encoded by the coding sequence ATGAGTGAGATGCTCAATACACTGGAGCAAACGGCCCTGAGTGAGTACAAATATGGTTGGGTAACCGACATTGAAGCCGACGAGGCGCCTCCCGGACTAAGCGAAGACATTGTGCGTTTCATCAGCGCCAAAAAGAACGAACCCGAGTGGATGCTGGAATGGAGACTTAAAGCCTACCGTCATTGGTTAAAAATGACCGAGCCGGAATGGGCCAATGTGAAATACCCAAAGGTTGATTACAATTCCATTAAATATTACAGCGCTCCCAAGCAAAAGAAAACGCTCAACAGTTTAGACGAGGTAGACCCTGAATTACGGGCTACGTTTGAAAAGCTGGGCATTTCTTTGGATGAGCAAAAGCGTTTGAGTAATGTGGCGGTGGATGCGGTGATCGATTCCGTTTCTATTGCAACAACATTTAAAAAAGAACTTGCTGAGCTCGGTATTATTTTCTGCAGCATGAGTGAAGCGGTACAGGAACATCCTGAACTCATCAAAAAATGGTTGGGTTCGGTTGTGCCGATGACAGACAATTATTTCTCTGCATTGAACAGTGCGGTGTTCAGCGATGGTAGTTTCTGCTACATTCCAAAAGGTGTAAAAAGTCCGATGGAGTTGAGTACGTACTTCCGCATCAACGCCGAAAACACGGGACAGTTTGAGCGTACATTGATCGTTGCCGAAGAAGGCAGCTATGTAAGTTACCTCGAAGGTTGTACTGCTCCTATGCGTGATGAAAATCAATTGCACGCTGCGGTGGTTGAAATTGTTGCACTCGATAATGCTGAAGTAAAATATTCAACCGTACAAAACTGGTACCCTGGCGATAAAGATGGTAAAGGTGGTATCTACAACTTCGTTACGAAGCGTGGTATTTGTGCAGGTGTAAATTCAAAGATCAGCTGGACACAGGTTGAAACTGGTTCTGCTGTAACATGGAAATATCCTTCAGTAATTCTGAAAGGTGATAACAGCCAGGGTGAATTTTATTCTGTTGCTGTTACCAACAATCATCAGCAAGCCGATACCGGTACCAAGATGATGCACATTGGTAAGAACACAAGAAGCCGCATTGTATCGAAAGGTATTTCTGCAGGCTTCAGTCAAAACTCCTATCGTGGCTTGGTGCAGGTTGGTAAGAATGCTGTTAATGCAAGAAACTTTTCACAGTGTGATAGTTTGTTGCTCGGCGATAAATGTGGTGCACACACTTTCCCTTACATTGAAGTAAAGAACAGCACTGCTCAGGTAGAGCATGAAGCCACCACTTCTAAAATTGGTGAAGACCAGATCTTCTATTGCAATCAACGTGGCTTGGATACAGAAACTGCAGTTGCATTGATCATTAATGGTTTTGCTAAAGAAGTAATGAATCAGTTGCCGATGGAGTTTGCTGTGGAAGCACAGAAACTGTTGGCGATCTCATTAGAAGGAAGTGTTGGTTAA
- a CDS encoding BrxA/BrxB family bacilliredoxin, whose product MAKISLDSLMGNEGSSYPEQIAAPYRKELVDAGFEQMMTVEDVEKVLAGNPGKTILVVLNSVCGCSARVSRPGALLSFFNHVVPDVKATLFAGMEKEAVVHFRAKYLNGVTPSSPNVLLLKDGKVLLHLQRHQIETTDAGTIADALITAYNEHCTKQSTEAEREELRTYFKNLYQVDPLATQA is encoded by the coding sequence ATGGCAAAGATCTCTTTAGATAGTTTAATGGGCAATGAAGGTTCCAGCTATCCCGAACAAATAGCAGCACCTTACCGTAAAGAGCTGGTGGATGCAGGTTTTGAACAAATGATGACAGTGGAAGATGTAGAAAAAGTACTGGCAGGTAATCCCGGAAAAACAATATTGGTTGTATTGAACAGCGTATGTGGTTGCAGCGCAAGAGTAAGTCGCCCTGGTGCATTACTGAGTTTCTTTAATCATGTGGTACCTGATGTTAAAGCAACCTTGTTTGCAGGGATGGAAAAAGAAGCAGTTGTGCATTTCCGTGCAAAATACCTGAACGGTGTTACACCTTCTTCGCCCAATGTGTTGTTGTTGAAAGATGGAAAAGTATTGTTGCACCTGCAACGTCACCAGATCGAAACAACTGATGCCGGTACCATTGCCGATGCATTGATCACTGCTTACAACGAACACTGCACAAAGCAATCAACCGAAGCAGAGCGTGAAGAGTTAAGAACTTATTTCAAAAATTTATACCAGGTAGATCCATTAGCAACACAAGCATAA
- the sufC gene encoding Fe-S cluster assembly ATPase SufC: MLSIKNLQARIEEKEILKGINLDIKPGEVHAIMGPNGSGKSTLASVLAGRADYEVTAGSVEFLGKDLLELSPEDRAREGVFLAFQYPIEIPGVSTTNFVKTAVNEIRKYRGEEPMDAVAFLKLMKERMKLVNIDQALLSRSLNEGFSGGEKKRNEIFQMAMLEPKLAILDETDSGLDIDALRIVAEGVNKLKSKDNATLVITHYQRLLDYIVPDYVHILYKGRIVKTGGKELALELEEKGYDFIKEELGEEVEA, translated from the coding sequence ATGTTATCAATAAAAAATTTACAGGCAAGGATTGAAGAGAAGGAAATCTTAAAAGGTATCAATCTTGATATTAAACCAGGTGAAGTACATGCCATCATGGGACCAAACGGTAGCGGTAAATCTACATTAGCTTCTGTATTGGCTGGTCGTGCTGATTACGAAGTAACCGCCGGCAGTGTTGAGTTCTTGGGAAAAGATCTGTTAGAGCTTTCTCCTGAAGATCGTGCACGTGAAGGTGTGTTCCTTGCATTTCAATACCCAATTGAAATTCCCGGTGTAAGCACCACCAACTTTGTAAAAACAGCGGTGAACGAAATTCGAAAGTATCGTGGTGAAGAACCAATGGATGCAGTTGCTTTCTTAAAGCTGATGAAAGAAAGAATGAAGCTTGTGAATATTGACCAGGCTTTGTTAAGCCGTTCATTGAACGAAGGTTTCAGCGGTGGTGAAAAGAAACGTAATGAAATTTTCCAGATGGCGATGCTTGAACCAAAGCTGGCGATCCTGGATGAAACAGATAGTGGTTTGGATATTGATGCCCTGCGTATTGTTGCAGAAGGTGTAAACAAACTCAAATCAAAAGACAACGCTACATTGGTGATTACGCACTACCAACGCTTGCTCGATTATATCGTTCCTGATTATGTACACATCCTCTACAAAGGACGTATTGTAAAAACAGGTGGTAAAGAATTAGCACTTGAACTGGAAGAAAAAGGATACGATTTCATTAAAGAAGAATTGGGAGAAGAAGTAGAAGCGTAA